Proteins found in one Triticum urartu cultivar G1812 chromosome 4, Tu2.1, whole genome shotgun sequence genomic segment:
- the LOC125552954 gene encoding transmembrane protein 184A-like, translating into MDWAAVAYTAAALLCAAAATVITLGHIYRHLLHYAEPIFQRFIVRIIFMVPVYAVMSFISLILPDNAIYFTSIREIYDAWVIYNFFSLCLAWVGGPGAVVVSLNGRTLKPSWFLMTCCFPAIPLDGRFIRRCKQGCLQFVILKPILVVITFILYAKGKYEDGNFSVNQSYLYITIIYTISYSMALYALALFYAACRDLLRPYNPVPKFIIIKSVVFLTYWQGVLVFLAAKSRFIKNAEKAADLQNYVLCVEMLIAAIGHLFAFPYKEYAGANARPSGGFRESLLHALKFNDFYHDTVHQFAPTYNEYVLYNHNEGESAPTKFPSGSAVPSVRDVELAGIIVMPPSNNSPVTSSVSSNHVDQDESMTTPIRNKVDPPGGMYDLTDLLDVDLSSYPAKVPAISDVRKQ; encoded by the exons ATGGATTGGGCGGCGGTGGCGTACACGGCGGCGGCGCTGCTGTGCGCCGCGGCGGCCACCGTCATCACGCTCGGCCACATCTACCGCCACCTGCTCCACTACGCCGAGCCCATCTTCCAGCGCTTCATCGTCCGCATCATATTCATGGTCCCG GTCTATGCAGTGATGTCATTTATTTCCCTTATCCTACCAGACAATGCAATATATTTTACCTCTATCCGAGAAAT CTATGATGCTTGGGTCATCTACAATTTCTTTTCACTCTGCTTGGCATGGGTGGGAGGACCTGGGGCTGTGGTGGTGAGTTTGAATGGCCGAACACTGAAACCATCGTGGTTTCTGATGACTTGCTGTTTCCCAGCTATTCCTCTAGATGG GCGTTTTATACGGAGATGCAAACAAGGTTGTTTGCAGTTTGTTATTCTTAAGCCTATCTTGGTGGTTATTACCTTCATACTTTATGCTAAAGGAAAATATGAAGATGGAAACTTCAGTGTCAACCAATCCTATTTATACATCACTATTATTTACACAATCTCATACTCGATGGCGTTATATGCTCTTGCATTGTTCTATGCGGCATGCAGAGATCTACTCCGGCCATATAATCCTGTCCCAAAGTTTATTATAATCAAATCAGTTGTGTTTCTCACATACTGGCAG GGTGTCCTGGTGTTCCTTGCTGCCAAGTCTCGATTTATCAAGAATGCTGAAAAGGCTGCTGATCTCCAGAACTATGTATTGTGCGTTGAGATGCTCATAGCAGCCATTGGGCACCTGTTTGCCTTTCCCTACAAGGAGTATGCAGGTGCAAATGCTCGCCCTTCGGGTGGTTTCAGGGAAAGCCTTCTTCATGCTTTAAAATTCAATGATTTCTACCACGACACTGTCCACCAG TTTGCTCCTACCTACAACGAATATGTGCTGTACAACCACAATGAGGGAGAGAGTGCACCAACAAAGTTTCCTTCAGGGAGCGCCGTGCCAAGTGTCCGGGATGTGGAGTTGGCTGGCATCATCGTGATGCCGCCCTCAAATAATAGTCCAGTGACCTCAAGCGTGTCATCCAACCACGTAGACCAGGACGAATCGATGACCACTCCGATCAGGAACAAAGTGGACCCGCCTGGAGGAATGTACGACCTCACAGACCTGCTCGACGTGGACTTGTCTAGCTACCCCGCCAAGGTTCCTGCGATCTCTGATGTAAGAAAACAATGA